The sequence below is a genomic window from Gemmatimonadales bacterium.
GATGGCATGGGATCTCCGGGCGACATCGTGTATGCGTCGTATCGTGTGGTCATCAGAAGGAGAGTCGGACCGCGCCGACGATTCTGGTCAGCGGAGGCGTGTTGCCATAGCTGGTGGCGCCGAAAACATCCCCCACTGAGATGCTGGTCTCCGGATCGATACCGGTAAAATTCGTCCAGGTTGCCACGTTGTACGCGGAAAGCGTAACAGATCCGCGCGCAGCGCCCAGGCTACGCACCCAGCCCTCCGGCAACGTGTAATTGGCCGAGACTTCACGCAGCTTGGTATAACTGGCGTCGGACAAGGCATAGTTGAGGGAACTCCGCGTCTGCGCCCCGGCAACCTCTGATGTCGTGAAGGCGCTCTCCTCATGCAGCTGTCGACAAGTGCTGCTCTCGGCGCACCGTCCCGACATGTCGCCATCGATCATCCACCGGCCGCGGCTGACTTCCACCATGGCCGTCAAGCGAAGCCGGTTGAACAGCGTCAACGTGGGTGCCAGTGACCCGGTCGTGGTTGGCAAACTCCGCTGATGGAACACGGCAGGTGCGGAGGCGCAGGCTACCCCGCCGCCGCTTCCGTTGTCGCAAAGAACGTTGATGGCCTGTCCGGTAGCGTTGAGGTCAGCCGAGATGATCTTGGGGCCGAACCACGACGCAATGGGATATCCGACTTGGTGCCGCAAGTTGCCGAGCGAGATAAACCCATTGGGATTACCCACTTCGAGGACTTCATCGTTGTTGTGGGCGATGTTGGCAAGCAGCTCCAGCGCCGCGGGACGGGACTCGATCAGCAAGGTACTAACCTGCAGTTCGAAACCGCGGTTGCGAATCTTGCCAAGGTTGGCCAATCGGGTGCCCGGGAAGCCGGCGGATGGTGCGAGCTCCTGGGCCACGATCGCGTCGCGGGTTGTCTTGTGGTACCAGGTGAAGTCGACCCCGACGCGCTCATTGAGGAGCCCCAACTCGAAACCTGCTTCGAGCTCGACGCCGCGTTCGGGCTTGAGATCCGGATTGCCAACCGCCGACGGTGTTACCGCCGGATTGCCGTCGCCGCCGGTGGTGGGCAGGTAGCGACGGAGCGCGGCGAAGGCCGCCGGCTGCTGACCGGACTGTCCGTAGCTGGCGCGAAGGCGGAGCGTGTTGAACAGGTTGGATGGGCCGAAAGGCTCGTCACTCACCACCCATGCCAGGCCGATCTTGGGGTATACGGCGGCGTTGAAGTCCGAACCGAAAGCGCTGTTGTCGTCGGCACGGATCCCGGCGGTCAGGAAAAGGCGACGCTGCCAGCTGAGCTGCTGCTGCAGGAAGGTTCCCACCGTAGTGTTGTTGATCACCCCGTCTTCGCTGACGGAGGTTCGGGCAGTCGACGAGAGGGCCTCGAGGCCGCCGGTCGGGAAGGCATCGCCCCGTGCGGTCTTCCGGCTCTCGATCCGGCGGTACAGCTGCAGGCCGACGGAGGTTTGCGACTCAATCGACCCGAGTTGAGCGGTTGCGGTGCTGGCGAAGTCGACCGTTGCCGTCCGCGCGCTGCGATCCTGGATGGTCTTGCTGCCGGCGCCGAGCCCGCCGCCAAAGACCGCCAGCAGCCGATCGTTCATTCGGGGAATCAGGTTGATGTTGTTCTCACTGATCCGGTCGATTCCCAGGTTGAGGCGCTGGCTGAGCCAGCCCGTCGGCCGATGCTCGAGCTGGAGTCCACCCGTCACGCGGTCGAGCCCCTGCGAGAAGAAGAACGCCTCCTGCCAGTCGCGAGGGGCGCCGAAGGTCCATCCGCCGCTCGGACTGTCGGCCAGAAGGGGCCGGCCATGAATCAGCGACCAGACCGGACCTCCGAACCCGCCGTCGGCGGGGAAGTTCGTCAACCCGGTCAAGTAGCCGACATTGGCTGTGACGCGGAGAGACGGCATTGGTGCCGTAGTCAGGTTGAGCCGTCCGCCAGTTCGCCGCATGTCGTTGGTCGGGTCGATGCCTTCCTGTTGCTCGAAGTTGCCGCTCAGGAAGTACTGGAGCGCATCGGTACCCCCGCTGACATTGAGGCCGTATGTCTGACTGTGACCGGTCCGAAACGGCGACCGCCCGGCTGCCTCTTCCCGCTCGACGAAGTTGAGGGAGAACGGCTGCCCGGCCGGATTGGTTGCCCAGCTGGGGCCGATCCGTTCCGCCGGGTTGGCAAACCAGCTGGCCCCTTGCGTCGTGATGACGTCCCAGGC
It includes:
- a CDS encoding TonB-dependent receptor, encoding AWDVITTQGASWFANPAERIGPSWATNPAGQPFSLNFVEREEAAGRSPFRTGHSQTYGLNVSGGTDALQYFLSGNFEQQEGIDPTNDMRRTGGRLNLTTAPMPSLRVTANVGYLTGLTNFPADGGFGGPVWSLIHGRPLLADSPSGGWTFGAPRDWQEAFFFSQGLDRVTGGLQLEHRPTGWLSQRLNLGIDRISENNINLIPRMNDRLLAVFGGGLGAGSKTIQDRSARTATVDFASTATAQLGSIESQTSVGLQLYRRIESRKTARGDAFPTGGLEALSSTARTSVSEDGVINNTTVGTFLQQQLSWQRRLFLTAGIRADDNSAFGSDFNAAVYPKIGLAWVVSDEPFGPSNLFNTLRLRASYGQSGQQPAAFAALRRYLPTTGGDGNPAVTPSAVGNPDLKPERGVELEAGFELGLLNERVGVDFTWYHKTTRDAIVAQELAPSAGFPGTRLANLGKIRNRGFELQVSTLLIESRPAALELLANIAHNNDEVLEVGNPNGFISLGNLRHQVGYPIASWFGPKIISADLNATGQAINVLCDNGSGGGVACASAPAVFHQRSLPTTTGSLAPTLTLFNRLRLTAMVEVSRGRWMIDGDMSGRCAESSTCRQLHEESAFTTSEVAGAQTRSSLNYALSDASYTKLREVSANYTLPEGWVRSLGAARGSVTLSAYNVATWTNFTGIDPETSISVGDVFGATSYGNTPPLTRIVGAVRLSF